The Syngnathus scovelli strain Florida chromosome 11, RoL_Ssco_1.2, whole genome shotgun sequence region ATCCTACTGAGAGTTTCACCCGCCAATCATACGGCACATATAGACCAACAAACAGTCGGCACCGGGAACTTTATGAAGAGGATATTTCAAGGGTATGTACATCATAAGACATCAATCTTGATGCGCCGTCTCACCTTTTAATTCAGTCGAGAAAATCTTGACCCCATCAACCTCCACACGGCGCATTCCAGCATCTTCAGGATGAACGTCATTGATGCTGAACACAAACTTCTTCCCCGCTTGTTTTAATTTCACCTCTGCATCCCCATCAAAAGGAACCGGTACGTCATCCTGTCCGATCACATTAAAAACCTTTCTTTCACATTTACCAGAACGTTTACATTCAAATGGGAGCGTCTCACCTTAGTCAAGATTTTACTTGCCGGGTCTTTAAGGGACATCTCAGCTCTAAAACCTTTGACTTCAGTAGGTTTTAAATTGCAGATTGTCTCAACAACCTGTTTTTATGCAGATTGGGACAAAACAATATCGTGTAGTATTGCCATTTTGTGTTGCAGACAGTTTGCATCCGTCCAATTTTACTCGTGCTTATCCTACAACAATTCACCATTACATTCAAGCCTCCAATGAGTGGGAAGTGTGGCACAAAATACCTTCTCTTGCTCATATTCCTGTTCCAGCTTCTTCTCTTTTAGTTTCTTTAGCATCCAGCGGAAATCTGTGACACCGTATTCACTGCAGATCCTCTCGTAATGTTTTTTATTAGAGCTCAACAAAAGCTCCCAAAACCTGTCGTTAATGACTCGTTTGACTTCGGGTTTTGGTTCGATTTTAACCCTACGCAAGAAATGAATTGATATCAAAGAAAAATGTCATTTGCTTTTGCCGCACGGACTCACTGGAATTGTACTTACGTGCGTCTTAAGGCCTTCTTGAAGTCTTCAGGGAGTTCTCGGACAGCTGGAATGCATTGCGGGTGGGGTAGGTTGTTTTTGATTCCCGGTAATTCAATCTTTGTGTATGTCAAACTGTGCAAAGTGTGTACCTGTTCTAGATTGCTGCAAGGCTCTGCTCTTTTTATAGCCAACTAGAAAGGAAAACATTTGAATTAATTTTGCTCACTAATGAAGTTTTATTTATGATGTAAGGGACTCACGTTCAATAATATTTAGGGCGGCTGTGACAACTGCTCTTCCATACTCGTTTGTAGCGAAACATTTGTAAGTGTCAGCGTGTTCTACGGACACCTCCGGTATCTAGGGAAATGCAAAATTCATGTAACAGTTACAACATGCATTACCACCGGCTTGTTTATATATCCATCTCCATTTATTTGAGTCACTCTTATGAGCTCACCTCCAGTGAGTGTTCACCAGAAAGTGAATCATAGACCATTTTGTAATTTTCTTCATCAATTTCTCCCTTATTCCTTGCCCACGACACCCTTGGCGCGGGTTTGCCGCTAATTCTTGCTTTGAAAATGGCAAGCTTTCCTAGAAATGAGACAATCAAATCGCAGGTCGTCATGGCATGATGTCTCACAAGCAAAAAACACCCAAGGCTTTGAAAGAGAGTCGTTTGCACCATACCTTCTTGAATGGTCAGTGCTATGGGTTTCCGGGTAAAGTCTGGGGTGCTCATCCCCACAGGGACTTCTTCCACAAATTGAGTGATCATCACTCCTGGCACCCTTGACCGCTTTTTGATATTCACTGTCAAAAAAAGGGATAAGAGTTTGTAAAAATTGCCTGAATCCCTCTATGCCGCGTACATTTTGGACTAAGAACAAATGTCTGATTGTTTCTGAAGTAgcttcaaataaaataaaataaagaatagAGACGATGTTACTTACCTTGCCCAGGAGGAGTTGGCTCCACATCGTTAACTCTACGTATCTTAAACATTTTGATTTAGATGCACAGCTTGGATAGCTGCTCTGTAAAATACAGATGTCTTACAATGAGTTACTATAGGACAGCAAATGATCAGTCTTGCATAACTGACTGAGGATTAAAATCTTCTTAAAACTGGGACATTTTAAAAGAGATGCATACTAATTGACAACAAAAACTTTAAATTTGAGTCAGCTGAAAGTTATTTTCAATTGTAATGAATATTTACTCTAATTATAATTTAGTTTGTTTACTGCTTGACGACAAGACATTGCCATTTTTGTACAAATCCGGGTTAAACTTATATGACTTTAAAGTAAAATTCCCAATTGGACATTGATGCTAAAAACATATTAAATAACAGTTTGTTCTAATACATGTACTTAACCTTGGGCGAGCAACAATTACATAATCTCACATCAACTAACTTTAAGGGCAATAAATCAGATTTGAAAATAAACTCAGCATCTTTTTGCATCTACTCACTATTTTCCAAGTTGAGTTGTATCCGCTGGTGTGTTGCCAGTTCAAGCTTGTGAGTGGGAGTGAACGCTTTTGAGAGGCAACCTTCCCCTTTGCTTTTTCATCGTGGTCCTCAGGGATAGCTTTACTCACATGCTCTTTGGACCTAAAAAAGCTATACGTTCTTAAAAAAGGGGCATGGGAGGATAGGCAACCGTGAAGTGGGGAGGATGCCAGAGTGCAACAGTACTGACCCTTGATGTTGGTACCAATCAATATTGAAGGAGGTCCTCGTACCAGTAccgacatctgcacgcacacaactAACTAGATTTCCCAGCTCCATGAGAATAATTAATCACCTGCACACATTGTGGTTTGAGTGTAACGTTTATTTTCGTTGAAGACGTTCCACATTTACAACATGCGGTAAGACAGCCACATTACTTGAAGTCATTCGAGATACTATCTGTGCTTGTCTGGCAGTTTTGAAATCAAAATAGGTTCAGCTGTTAAATCTTTGATGTTCGTGTTGAATGACGCATCCGGTTACTAATTGGGGGCACGCCGTCTGCTCGAGGGAGCGCCACTATTTGTGGGATTGCCCTTAATTGTAATTTGGTAATGCGCCGCTAatgttggttgttgtttttgtttgaattaataaatgaataaataaataaatacatacaaatcattatttattGAGAGTCAAAAGGTTTATTTACATTGAACTTAAAAACAATTTCATGCTTATCGATTAATGCTTTGGGAGTTAAACAAATCAGTCAACGGGCGGTCAGCTTTGATTAAATTGAATTTAACATGAATATACCTAATTGACACAATATACTGTTTGCTTTTAGACATGCACATTATAGCTGTGTCATCTGAAACTACCTTTTTAAAAATGGTATACGGTATTTGTAAAGCTCAGGTCAGGTCAAATTTTACTTGGTAGAACCATCAAAATATATATTggttttgattttgaattttgaattcTTCGACATCATTTTACAATCATTCATTTCATTGGTGTGTCAAAGAAAGGGTTGCTTCAACTGAAGATCAGGAGTCATTTCATGCAAGTGAAAATGTTTGGGTGGTCACAGGTCCTGCAGCttctgagttttttttattctggaaaAAATAGACAAGAGATTTGTGATTGCTTTATTCGACTCTAACACAGCCAAATCCTGTGCAGACTTCTACTGGTAAAACTTACCCCTAACTGTCAACTTGGTAGAACACTCTGCTCTCCCCATGGGGTTTTCCGCCACCACCTTGTACTCTCCGGTGTCCTTGGATCCGACCCTGAGTATGAGCAGAGAGCAAACTCCGCAGGTGTTGGAGATGTAGTAGTTGGTGTTGGTATTCAGGCTAACGTTGTCGCGAAGCCATGTGACATGAGGTGTTGGATCCCCCTTTAAAGCGCAGCTCATGTAACATTCATATCCTTGGGGAGCAACGTGCATTTTTAGCGGGACGAGAAACCTCGGGGGGCACTCGAGGTTGCAGGTTTTGGATTTTGGCATGTTCACTGTGAACCTCTCTGAAAACAAGTGGAGATGGGAATTATCTCTGATGTTATAACTCGTTAAACACGAACCTGCTATGTACCATACCTTTCTTGGCCGGTATCAGCCACTTTGGTGATTCGGAGGGTTTCGAGGCGCCCATGTCATTCTTTGCATAGACACGAAACCTATACTCTCTGCCCGGCATTATGTTGCAGGCTGTGAACCTATTGTTAAAGATGTGATCTGCGACGGTGTTCCATGTTCGCTTGCTGGAGTCTCTCTTCATCACCATGTAATACAACCTGTCATCAAGTTTCTCATCTGGAGAAGGTTCCCACGAAATGGTCACAGTGCCTGGCACATTTTCTTCTATTTCCACGGGGCCTGGTGGCTTTGGCTCATCTAGAATTAAAATGAAATCATAATGTTTGATTGGAAATACCTGAGCAGAGGGAGTCCTCTGTTTATTTCACCAACAAACCAACACATTTCATATTACAGTGGTGTCACAGGAATAGATCTCGGTCATAAACCGAGGACTCACTATATTACTAAAACTCACCTGTGACTCTTATTTCAATACTGAACGTTTCTTGTCCGACAATGTTCCTGACAACGATGGTGTAGACACCAGAGTCTGAGCGCACGGCAGAAGGAATCAAGAGCTGTGATGTGCCTTCCGTATTGCTAATCGTCGCCCTTCTACTGACCGGGACGTCGTCTTTCAGCCATGTGACTTCGGGCCAAGGGGAGGCCTGCAGGagatataaaaaataatcaccAATAGAAGACGTGTCTTTCTCCATCTTGATGGTCCTCATTTCTTAAAACAATTACCTCAAAGTTCAATGTAAGACGTGCTGAATTTCCGGCTTGCACCACCATGAAACTCTTGATTTTGCCGTTCGTGAAGCGTGGTCTCACTGGGGAAGGAAAAgcccaatttatttttatttcagagagaCGAGAGTTTCTCAATGAAGCCATTCTGTGTGTTCATTGAGGCAGGCACTTCTTTTAGACTTAAACCAGTCAAGCAAATGGGAAGAAAGAATAGTTATTCACCGGGAGGCGGCATTGCAAGGATGTAGTTATTCAACTCCTGTGGTTCTCCCTCTCCTCCATCATTGGTAGCAATCACTCTCACCCAGTACATGGCCATCGACTTCAGGTTTTTCACTGTGTAGAAATTTGTGGTAACTACGTTGGTATTGCAACGCTCCCACTCTGTGTCTTCTACCGGGCGGATCTCCACAAAGTATCCTTTGGCTTCGTCCGTGACCCCCTTAATGTCCTTGGGTTTGACCCAAGACAGACATAGAGTTGTGTAGCTAGAGTCGGTCACCTTCAAATCAATGACTTTTCCCGGAGGCTCTGCAAAGCACAAATTATAATCATTGCTGCATTTTTTTCAGTATTAgcttaataaaacaatggctGTTAATTTTTCAAGTTACCACCTACTTTTGGGATCTCTGGCAAAGACAAACTCTGAAGGTGTGCTGAATTCCCCAGCACCGGAGTTGTTTATTGCCGACACACGAAATTCGTATTCCATACCCTCTACCACATCTTTAACAGCAAACCCTTTAGCTGTGGAGGCAATTAGCAATTAAAACAAATCCAATCAAAAATTGATATTGCTCAAGGACATCCAAAATAACCTTTGATCATCTCATGTGATGGGTTGACTTGACCCCAGAGATTGCTTCCTTTTTTGCGCTTTTCAAGGTTGTATCCAAGAATACTGGTGCCTCCCGTGTTGGCAGGAGGAAACCAGGAGAGGTTGATGCAGTCTTTGAAGGCACTGACAACTTTTGGTGTTGATGGAGGTCCTGGGTATGCTGTGTACACAACCGATCAGCGTCTTGGTTTGAAATCtagtctttttgtttgtgttgaggTAATTGAGGTAATAAATTCCCAATGACTTTGGTTTACCTTTTGTCCCGGCTTGAATGTCCTCCGtttccatgatatcgctggtGCCCATTTCAGTCTCCACACTGATGCGGTAGCAGTACCTACGACCGTGGTCTATGTCTGAGTCCCGGTATTTGGCCAGTGGACCGATGGGTCCGACCTTCTTCCAGGTGTTGCGACCAATCTGTTGCCTCTCGAGGATATAGTTATCTATCTGGCAGCCGCCACTGTCTTTTGGTGGTCTCCATTTGATCTCGATTGCGGAGGAGGAAGCTTCGACAATCTCCACAGGTCCCATCGGGGGAGTGGGCTTATCTATTGAGGGATGTTAGAGACATTAATCAGAAGACTGAAATATTTAGCACTGCTTGAAATGACAGTAGAACCTCCAATGTGTAATTGTGCCAAAAGTCATACAGTTTGGATCTTGGAAGACTATTTGACTttggaggctccactgtatgcaCTTTAGTTCATACCTCGTACAATCAGTTCAGTTAAGGCCTCAGCAGTACCATACTCATTTTTGAGCTTTAATTTGACTTCGCCGCTGTCCTTGCGCTGCAGCTTGATCAGAAGCAAACGTGTGTTGCCCTCTGAGTTCTCCAGCTTGATATTGGCTTCATCCGAAAGCTCTTCCCCCTCAAGGAACCACTGAACCTTTATCGGCTCTCGTCCAATATAAGATAAACTGAAGGTTGCTCTGTGCCCCTTTTTCACCGTGACAGGGGTAATAAAGGTTTTTAATTCCTCGGGGTCAAATCTGGgtggatctaaaaaaaaaaaaatatgtcaacAGATATTTTAGGCACTGTATATTTTTTCCAACTCACATTGTGTCAGAAAATTGCAGCTTACCTTCAACAACCACCAAGGCCTCTGTCTTTCGTCCATCTGCTTCAAACTTATATTTCCCAGCAAATTCCTCTGGGACTTTGTGAAGTTTAAGCTTATGGTAGCTTCCTTCCTTTATAATGGTCATACCCTCATTCGACTTGATCTGGAAACAAACACAGTCTgattaaattagaaaaaaaaccaCATTATTTTCCAAGACATTACCTCTTCTCCATCTTTGTACCAGATACCCACGCAGTCCTCGCTGCTGAGTTTGCACACAAGTTCCGCATCTTCTCCGATGATAGCTTTGCAGTCATTTAGTCCAATGTGGAAGTGAACGCCTGGGTCTGAGGATTATTCAACTGGCAAGTTAGTATAGCAAAGCGTTTGTTTTTATCTGTCATACCGTGTGCATTTTAAGTTCACAAATTCATCCATGGGCGGATTAATGCACATTTGAGTATACTTACCTCATGAGTCCTTAAAAAGTTCCTTTCAAACATGTTCTACACAAACTAGAATTGAGATGTTCTGTAATTGAGGAGGCTATGGCAGAAGTCATTGTTTATCTTAAGGGTGGCCATCTTCATCCTTAAAATTTAAAAATCTCTTGCTTCTCTTGAGTTGCGTTACTCTGAAGCCAGCAGAAGATCAAATGCACTTTTGTGTCTTCTCTGTGCAAAATAGTTCACGTAGCCGCGGAGTTGTCCTCCATCTTGAAATAATCAAAGGGCATGTCCTCATGCAAACATGGCTGCTTGCGTCCAAAGAACACAAACAGTTGTACCCGTTGTGTTCATGAAAGTAATTGCTCTCAACGCACTGACCCATCCTCGATTAAGATGCGGAAAGCAAGCAAGACTGTTAACATGAATGCACACAGAGCACACAGTGTCTGCAAACACAGCACATATGAGATGAAggtgaaaacacacactcacacacacattaaacagTACATTACCTCCCGTCATCAGGTCTAATTAAGACGCAGATGCATTGCGTGGCGCACACACGACCCCGATATGTTTTCATTCGTTTGCGTATCAAGGCCTTAATTGCACGGGGTGCTCTCGCAAGTGCATCCAATTTCATTAGCATATCTCCAAGGCAGTCAGAGGTGAAATGCACTCCTGTCGAGAGACTGGAAAAGGTCATTTATTCAATTAGAGTTTGCACAGGCACT contains the following coding sequences:
- the LOC125977646 gene encoding immunoglobulin-like and fibronectin type III domain-containing protein 1, with amino-acid sequence MKKSKVTDQAADRQKGIRKKSKVAGVMITQFEAELPEGKTTPDFSRKPIAITIQEGKSTYFKAIVVGNPKPSVTWTRANGEIVFHPDTCRQMYNESSHEHTLEFPKVAPEDADTYKCYATNDYGRAVCTAVLNVIEVGFCKAKELQKTYGDDIPDFLRKKLKKCTIEVGVQDDKMATPEAKIWEILKNADKKDYERICAEYGYTNFRGMLKKLKQMKQEEEGMDIAEESERFAFDDEVRQSLIQVDKKYDGGLYTKDEEGASVFTANVKVPEVDFALKIQEVKADERQDALFTCVLTAPQNEIKWLGKNEPLSNSKKFEITVSEDELIHKLMVRDCSPSDAGIYAAVAGIKSCNAWLVVEEDKEASSIGKEPARKNTLAGVDDDADLLRIAKEQQERYQKEMEENLRKAQLERDAAEEAARLKAQAARKQSVEAQAAGKQSVEPQAARKQSVEAQAARKQSVEAPAPRKQSVEAPAPRKQSVEAKSEAKVAAKAPAGVKKVEAVAEEPARRASIKEQRSSSIVADVHVADPIEEIGENSLFMESVEVDKVTVGDGPPTQDIGKGNDQVQRNAQPKSEKSGKKEKHPKVTASRIADDKDTAVGNDHGDEMAKQKGENSGTTEKCPKVNIPDAGDAAVAKKGNDHAEETAEQNSEISGTKENNPKEKIGDIKDADVGKDKVDESEEEEDEQPAAGKRVRVRQGPLIEETIIVSRQECISPLTSDPGVHFHIGLNDCKAIIGEDAELVCKLSSEDCVGIWYKDGEEIKSNEGMTIIKEGSYHKLKLHKVPEEFAGKYKFEADGRKTEALVVVEDPPRFDPEELKTFITPVTVKKGHRATFSLSYIGREPIKVQWFLEGEELSDEANIKLENSEGNTRLLLIKLQRKDSGEVKLKLKNEYGTAEALTELIVRDKPTPPMGPVEIVEASSSAIEIKWRPPKDSGGCQIDNYILERQQIGRNTWKKVGPIGPLAKYRDSDIDHGRRYCYRISVETEMGTSDIMETEDIQAGTKAYPGPPSTPKVVSAFKDCINLSWFPPANTGGTSILGYNLEKRKKGSNLWGQVNPSHEMIKAKGFAVKDVVEGMEYEFRVSAINNSGAGEFSTPSEFVFARDPKKPPGKVIDLKVTDSSYTTLCLSWVKPKDIKGVTDEAKGYFVEIRPVEDTEWERCNTNVVTTNFYTVKNLKSMAMYWVRVIATNDGGEGEPQELNNYILAMPPPVRPRFTNGKIKSFMVVQAGNSARLTLNFEASPWPEVTWLKDDVPVSRRATISNTEGTSQLLIPSAVRSDSGVYTIVVRNIVGQETFSIEIRVTDEPKPPGPVEIEENVPGTVTISWEPSPDEKLDDRLYYMVMKRDSSKRTWNTVADHIFNNRFTACNIMPGREYRFRVYAKNDMGASKPSESPKWLIPAKKERFTVNMPKSKTCNLECPPRFLVPLKMHVAPQGYECYMSCALKGDPTPHVTWLRDNVSLNTNTNYYISNTCGVCSLLILRVGSKDTGEYKVVAENPMGRAECSTKLTVRE